The proteins below are encoded in one region of Paralysiella testudinis:
- a CDS encoding glutamine--tRNA ligase/YqeY domain fusion protein, protein MMNKDQFADNHFIRNIIDEDLNSGKHSRIITRFPPEPNGYLHIGHAKSICLNFGLAYIYDGLCNLRFDDTNPEKESDEYVRAIKEDVQWLGFQWHEERYASDYFETLYHYAIELIEAGKAYVDDLDAEEMRQYRGTLTEPGKNSPYRERSVAENLDLFQRMRAGEFPDGSKTLRLKIDMAAGNINLRDPVIYRIRRVHHHRTGDAWVIYPMYDYTHAISDALEHITHSLCTLEFEAHRPLYDWVVENIAIDNHPRQYEFSRLELLYSITSKRKLNQLVSEGHVQGWDDPRMPTISGMRRRGYTPEGLRLFSKRVGISKSENVVDMNLLEGAIREELEGSAPRMMAVLNPIKVELVNYDEALTQSRSAPYHPQHPEFGERLVPISKTLYIEADDFSLNPPPGWQRLTVGGEVRLRYSYVIKCEEVVQDSSGRVTTLKCRIDHDTLGKKPEGRKVKGVIHWLSAKHAVRATVRLYDRLFTEARPDAVRDEDGQYKPFTEFLNPDSMMQIDAWVEPVANSLPPESRYQFERLGYFVTDRHDHRAEDPVFNRTVTLKDTWQKAE, encoded by the coding sequence GCTATCTGCACATCGGCCACGCCAAATCCATTTGCCTTAATTTCGGCTTGGCCTATATTTACGATGGCCTGTGCAATCTGCGTTTTGACGACACCAATCCGGAAAAAGAATCCGACGAATACGTGCGCGCCATCAAAGAAGACGTACAGTGGCTGGGTTTTCAGTGGCACGAAGAGCGCTACGCCTCCGATTATTTCGAAACCCTCTACCACTACGCCATCGAGCTGATTGAAGCAGGCAAAGCCTATGTCGACGACTTAGACGCCGAAGAAATGCGCCAATACCGCGGCACGCTCACCGAGCCGGGCAAAAACAGCCCCTACCGCGAACGCAGCGTGGCCGAAAACCTCGATTTATTTCAACGCATGCGCGCCGGTGAATTTCCCGACGGCAGCAAAACCCTGCGCCTAAAAATCGACATGGCCGCCGGTAATATCAACCTGCGCGACCCGGTGATTTACCGCATCCGCCGCGTCCACCACCACCGCACCGGCGATGCGTGGGTGATTTACCCCATGTACGACTACACCCACGCCATCTCCGATGCGCTGGAGCACATCACCCATTCCCTGTGCACGCTCGAATTTGAAGCCCACCGCCCTCTGTACGATTGGGTGGTGGAAAACATTGCCATCGACAACCACCCGCGCCAATACGAATTTTCGCGCCTAGAGCTGCTGTATTCCATCACCTCCAAGCGCAAGCTTAACCAATTGGTGAGCGAAGGCCATGTGCAAGGCTGGGACGACCCACGTATGCCCACCATTTCCGGTATGCGCCGCCGTGGCTACACCCCCGAAGGCTTGCGCTTGTTTTCCAAACGGGTGGGCATTTCCAAAAGCGAAAACGTGGTGGACATGAACCTGTTGGAAGGCGCCATCCGCGAAGAGCTGGAAGGCTCCGCCCCGCGCATGATGGCGGTGCTCAACCCGATTAAAGTAGAGCTGGTGAATTACGACGAAGCGCTCACCCAAAGCCGCAGCGCCCCGTATCATCCGCAACATCCCGAATTTGGCGAGCGCCTAGTGCCCATCAGCAAAACGCTGTATATCGAAGCGGATGATTTTTCGCTCAACCCGCCGCCGGGTTGGCAACGCCTCACCGTGGGCGGCGAAGTGCGCCTGCGCTACAGCTATGTCATCAAATGCGAAGAAGTGGTACAAGACAGCAGCGGCCGCGTTACCACACTGAAATGCCGCATTGACCACGACACTTTGGGTAAAAAACCCGAAGGGCGCAAGGTTAAAGGCGTGATTCACTGGCTTTCCGCCAAACACGCCGTGCGTGCCACTGTACGCCTGTACGACCGCCTGTTTACCGAAGCCCGCCCTGATGCCGTGCGCGACGAAGACGGCCAATACAAGCCGTTTACCGAGTTTTTAAACCCCGATTCGATGATGCAGATTGATGCTTGGGTGGAGCCGGTGGCCAACAGCCTGCCGCCCGAATCACGCTACCAGTTTGAGCGTTTGGGCTATTTCGTGACCGACCGCCATGACCACCGCGCCGAAGACCCGGTATTCAACCGCACCGTAACGCTGAAAGACACGTGGCAGAAAGCCGAGTAA
- a CDS encoding META domain-containing protein has protein sequence MSIKQHAFTAACMAALLGGCAATAVPEAENQSQPGLQRVWMLTDINGVERAQLVALQAQMDLTALPQAAANMGCNRLNFTAQPQDKGQIRFGAVMSTRMYCAGRMDAEQQFGQRIGQMKHYRLEGQRLILRNDAGEEMRFVAQDWD, from the coding sequence ATGTCCATCAAACAACACGCATTCACGGCGGCCTGCATGGCGGCGCTATTGGGTGGCTGCGCCGCCACCGCGGTGCCCGAAGCCGAAAACCAAAGCCAACCCGGTTTGCAGCGGGTATGGATGCTCACGGATATCAACGGCGTTGAACGTGCGCAATTGGTGGCGCTGCAAGCGCAAATGGATTTAACCGCATTGCCGCAAGCGGCGGCCAATATGGGCTGCAATCGTCTGAATTTTACAGCGCAGCCGCAAGATAAAGGCCAAATCCGCTTTGGCGCGGTGATGTCTACCCGCATGTATTGCGCCGGGCGCATGGATGCGGAACAGCAATTCGGTCAGCGCATCGGCCAGATGAAGCATTACCGCTTGGAAGGTCAGCGGCTGATTTTGCGTAATGATGCGGGCGAAGAAATGCGTTTTGTGGCGCAAGATTGGGATTAG
- a CDS encoding IS630 family transposase has protein sequence MILKNFVNHVRTVLPEHIELSDVDIWFQDETRIGQQGSITRVWHYCGQRPRVVRQQQFESAYLFGAFCPSNGNSVGLVLPYVNKQAMQLHMQHISKEVPEGRHAVVVMDGALWHQADLNLHNVTMLKLPPYSPELNPSEQIWQYLKQHDLSNRCFDGYDAIVDAACVAWNRLRVQLELIRSITFRAWSIVC, from the coding sequence ATGATTTTAAAAAACTTCGTAAACCATGTTCGGACAGTGCTGCCTGAACACATTGAGCTGTCTGACGTAGACATCTGGTTTCAAGATGAAACCCGTATCGGCCAGCAAGGATCCATCACCCGGGTTTGGCACTATTGCGGCCAAAGGCCGAGGGTCGTACGCCAACAGCAATTTGAGTCTGCCTACTTATTTGGGGCATTCTGCCCCTCAAACGGCAACAGTGTGGGTTTGGTATTGCCGTATGTGAATAAGCAAGCCATGCAGCTACATATGCAGCATATCAGCAAGGAAGTACCGGAGGGTCGTCATGCAGTGGTGGTTATGGATGGCGCTTTATGGCATCAAGCCGATTTAAACCTACATAACGTGACGATGCTGAAATTGCCGCCGTATTCACCGGAGTTGAATCCGTCTGAACAGATATGGCAGTATTTAAAGCAGCATGATTTATCGAACCGATGCTTTGATGGTTATGATGCGATTGTAGATGCTGCTTGTGTGGCTTGGAATCGGTTGCGTGTACAGCTTGAATTGATTCGGTCGATTACCTTTAGGGCTTGGTCTATTGTATGTTAA
- a CDS encoding winged helix-turn-helix domain-containing protein, with amino-acid sequence MPKLTPRKHQLTDHDFLKLSKTESNPRARIKLLMLHQLSLSHSLDSIAQTFGYHQQSISVIRKHYWLYGLDSIYDKPGRGRKSLLAEKDIEAFKQAIVEQQQQRGGGRLTAVDIARIAKEDFNTDYTPKGIYGLLSRIGISWVSARSRHPKADQQAMDDFKKLRKPCSDSAA; translated from the coding sequence ATGCCCAAACTAACGCCCCGCAAACACCAGCTGACCGATCATGATTTTTTGAAACTGTCCAAAACAGAGTCAAATCCGAGAGCGCGGATCAAATTGCTGATGCTGCATCAACTAAGCTTGAGTCACAGCTTAGACAGCATTGCACAAACCTTTGGCTATCATCAACAAAGCATCAGCGTCATCAGAAAGCACTATTGGCTGTATGGGCTGGACAGCATCTACGACAAACCCGGCAGAGGCCGCAAAAGCCTGTTGGCCGAAAAAGACATCGAAGCCTTTAAGCAAGCCATTGTAGAACAACAACAGCAAAGGGGCGGCGGCAGGCTGACTGCTGTTGATATTGCCCGTATTGCCAAGGAAGACTTTAATACCGACTACACACCGAAAGGCATTTACGGCTTATTGTCCCGCATCGGCATCAGCTGGGTATCTGCCCGCAGCCGGCATCCCAAAGCGGATCAGCAGGCAATGGATGATTTTAAAAAACTTCGTAAACCATGTTCGGACAGTGCTGCCTGA
- a CDS encoding uracil-DNA glycosylase yields MLSSRYLHLHEALGLGPMWLQQGAQVLPPPNNNRPADNHPPAADTSSAAAAPTPAHHSNKSAHARQAVMAAVGGETKAPPATPAPSAKTAPSAVAAPIPIDTLSPATLPTALAQCQRCDLHRQRRQPLPGHGSLQAKLLVISPNPAPEDDMAAQLFSGEAGVLLHNMLAAIHIDPAAVYFTSQVKCTPNATLQVNPTETAACTPFLQQQIAWLQPQAVLLLGQSFQQMAPDTLAELLQQRPYVIVPHPARLLRQHQLKAEAWQALQKLVPMLSA; encoded by the coding sequence ATGCTGAGCAGCCGCTATTTGCACCTGCACGAAGCACTGGGCTTGGGGCCGATGTGGCTGCAACAAGGTGCGCAGGTGTTGCCGCCGCCAAACAACAACCGGCCTGCCGACAATCATCCGCCAGCAGCAGACACATCAAGCGCAGCCGCCGCACCCACGCCGGCCCACCATAGCAACAAATCTGCGCACGCACGTCAAGCCGTGATGGCGGCCGTGGGCGGTGAAACCAAAGCACCGCCAGCCACACCCGCACCCAGCGCCAAAACCGCGCCTTCTGCTGTAGCAGCACCCATTCCCATAGACACCTTAAGTCCCGCCACCCTACCCACTGCCTTGGCGCAATGCCAGCGCTGCGATCTACACCGCCAACGCCGCCAACCCTTGCCCGGCCACGGCAGTTTGCAGGCCAAATTATTGGTGATCAGCCCCAACCCCGCGCCCGAAGACGATATGGCGGCGCAATTATTCAGCGGCGAAGCAGGCGTGCTGCTGCACAATATGCTCGCCGCCATTCATATCGATCCGGCAGCAGTGTATTTCACCAGCCAAGTGAAATGTACTCCCAATGCAACGCTGCAAGTCAACCCCACCGAAACCGCCGCCTGCACCCCATTTTTACAGCAACAAATTGCCTGGTTGCAGCCTCAAGCAGTGTTGCTGCTGGGACAAAGCTTTCAACAGATGGCGCCCGACACCTTGGCCGAGCTGCTGCAACAGCGCCCGTATGTGATTGTGCCGCACCCGGCACGGCTATTGCGCCAACACCAGCTTAAAGCCGAAGCCTGGCAGGCACTGCAAAAATTGGTGCCGATGCTGTCTGCTTGA
- the rimI gene encoding ribosomal protein S18-alanine N-acetyltransferase, whose product MNIRPAATADMPALAALENACNPAPWSASQLQAALNPPNQLWLRTDAQGEITAMLAWQQLIDEAEIHLLNTAPAQRRQGHAQALLNALFQAASAHGIQRILLEVRAGNTAAQALYCRSGFIECGRRKGYYGGVEDAVLMEKTC is encoded by the coding sequence ATGAACATCCGCCCTGCTGCCACTGCCGACATGCCCGCATTAGCCGCGCTGGAAAACGCCTGCAACCCCGCGCCTTGGTCTGCCAGCCAACTTCAGGCAGCCTTAAACCCACCCAATCAATTATGGCTGCGCACCGATGCGCAAGGCGAAATTACCGCCATGTTGGCCTGGCAACAACTGATTGACGAAGCGGAAATCCATTTGCTCAACACCGCCCCCGCCCAGCGCCGCCAAGGCCACGCCCAAGCCCTGCTCAATGCCTTGTTTCAGGCAGCTTCAGCGCACGGCATACAGCGGATTTTGCTGGAAGTGCGCGCCGGCAATACCGCCGCACAGGCCTTATACTGCCGCAGCGGCTTTATTGAATGCGGACGGCGCAAAGGCTATTATGGCGGCGTGGAAGACGCCGTATTGATGGAGAAAACATGCTGA
- the tsaB gene encoding tRNA (adenosine(37)-N6)-threonylcarbamoyltransferase complex dimerization subunit type 1 TsaB, translating into MSTPNPSTANQPTLLAIDTSNAHLSLGVHHHGRSHCVYEAVGNRQSALILPTLHTLLAEAGLTLADIDTIVYAQGPGAFTGLRIGIGVAQGLAMPFDTPLMGIPCLDAVAALLPGQPCVLAATDARMGELFYAWYNTASGQRLSDYQVGAAADIRLPENSTSAQATGVGNAFGLEITLPVAGQNRMPTAADYLALALSGRYTAGSAAEAELLYVRNKIALTAAEQAARKAGA; encoded by the coding sequence ATGAGCACCCCGAATCCATCCACTGCAAATCAGCCTACCCTATTGGCCATCGACACCAGCAACGCCCATTTGTCTTTGGGCGTGCATCACCACGGGCGCAGCCATTGCGTTTACGAAGCCGTGGGCAACCGCCAATCGGCACTGATTCTGCCCACCCTGCACACCTTGCTGGCCGAAGCCGGGTTAACCTTGGCCGACATCGACACCATTGTTTACGCCCAAGGCCCCGGCGCATTTACCGGCTTGCGCATCGGCATCGGCGTGGCGCAAGGCTTGGCCATGCCATTTGATACACCATTGATGGGCATTCCCTGCTTAGATGCCGTGGCCGCCCTATTGCCTGGCCAACCTTGCGTGCTGGCCGCCACCGATGCGCGCATGGGCGAGCTGTTTTATGCTTGGTATAACACCGCCAGCGGCCAGCGCTTAAGCGATTACCAAGTGGGCGCCGCCGCCGACATCAGGCTGCCTGAAAACAGCACATCCGCCCAAGCCACAGGCGTGGGCAATGCCTTTGGCCTAGAGATAACGCTGCCGGTGGCCGGCCAAAACCGCATGCCCACAGCGGCAGATTATTTGGCCTTGGCCTTGTCCGGCCGCTATACCGCCGGCAGCGCCGCCGAAGCCGAATTGCTGTATGTACGCAATAAAATCGCCCTCACCGCCGCCGAACAGGCCGCCCGCAAGGCCGGCGCATGA
- the gluQRS gene encoding tRNA glutamyl-Q(34) synthetase GluQRS has protein sequence MPVSPPYIGRFAPSPTGLLHIGSLLTAVASFLDARAHGGCWLLRMEDLDPPREMAGAASHILHTLAAFGLEWDGEVVYQSQRHALYRTALEALKNKDLLYPCYCSRKNVLAQSPRMGVDGPVYGGHCEGLGVFRQPETSKPPAWRVRVPAQYVGFHDAVVGNYGQQLAQEVGDFVLLRADGFWAYQLAVVVDDAAQGITHIVRGQDLLVSAPRQHYLQQCLGYPTPHYAHLPLLTNAQGQKWSKQTRATALNPQQAEALLRQVLAYLRLPEAPEVDKPADLLGWALPYWDLNRIPAAAINTEISDNRTPDV, from the coding sequence ATGCCTGTATCTCCACCTTATATTGGCCGTTTCGCCCCCAGCCCCACGGGTTTGCTGCACATCGGCTCTTTGCTCACCGCCGTGGCCTCGTTTTTGGATGCCCGTGCGCACGGTGGGTGCTGGCTGTTGCGCATGGAAGACCTCGATCCGCCGCGCGAAATGGCCGGTGCCGCCAGCCATATTTTGCACACTTTGGCGGCATTCGGCTTGGAATGGGACGGCGAAGTAGTGTACCAAAGCCAACGCCACGCTCTTTACCGTACCGCGCTAGAGGCGCTGAAAAACAAAGATTTGCTCTACCCATGCTATTGCAGCCGTAAAAACGTGTTGGCGCAATCGCCGCGCATGGGGGTGGACGGGCCGGTGTATGGTGGCCATTGTGAGGGGCTGGGTGTTTTCAGGCAGCCTGAAACTTCAAAACCGCCCGCTTGGCGGGTGCGCGTGCCGGCACAGTATGTTGGCTTTCACGATGCGGTGGTGGGCAACTACGGCCAGCAGCTGGCGCAAGAGGTGGGCGACTTTGTGCTGCTGCGTGCCGATGGCTTTTGGGCGTATCAACTGGCGGTGGTGGTGGACGATGCCGCGCAGGGCATTACCCATATTGTGCGCGGGCAGGATTTGCTGGTGTCTGCCCCGCGCCAGCACTATTTGCAGCAGTGCTTGGGCTATCCCACGCCGCATTACGCCCATTTGCCGCTGCTCACCAATGCGCAAGGGCAGAAGTGGTCGAAACAAACCCGCGCCACTGCGCTCAACCCACAACAGGCCGAAGCGTTGTTGCGCCAAGTATTGGCTTATTTAAGGCTGCCTGAAGCGCCAGAAGTGGATAAACCGGCGGATTTGCTGGGCTGGGCCTTGCCGTATTGGGATTTGAATCGTATTCCCGCCGCCGCCATCAACACCGAAATTTCCGATAACAGAACCCCCGATGTCTGA
- the cydD gene encoding thiol reductant ABC exporter subunit CydD, whose translation MSENTPKHLLKQWLQPYRPALNTAWLLAVVGGVLLIGQSALLAWLFAQWLGGAPLQAALLAVLPYLLGCWLLRPLLQYGKERLLQQASLRLRQHLRTQLLAAVAAQGAARSRWGSDGALSSLLLEQVDALDGYISRYVVQQKLAVLMPLLIAAAAFYYSPLAASLLLLTAPLVPVFMILLGDAAARKNRAQFAALAQLSGRFLDLLRGLPTLRRLQALPQAQAAVAAAAEDYRARTMGVLRLAFLSTAVLELFASLAIALVAVYLGLGLIGVLPWAQGQVPVPYQGALFILLLAPEFYAPLRQLGADYHDKAKAEAAAQALQPLLAAAPPPNGHEIHPFNTAPALNLQQVRIAGEHGRIRLRECNLQVAAAERVVLAGASGSGKSSLLQALLGFVDFEGEIRINQIDFRRLDKAAWRSQIGYLAQTPPLLPGSIADNLRLPKPDADDAELMAVLQQVGLWDLLSRLPQGLATPLGERGQGLSGGQLQRLALAQLLLQQAPLWLLDEPTAHLDADTAADIHALLAHISQGKTVLLVSHETANLGWLDRVCHLSAAAD comes from the coding sequence ATGTCTGAAAACACCCCGAAACATCTACTCAAACAATGGCTGCAACCCTACCGCCCGGCCTTGAATACGGCCTGGCTGTTGGCCGTGGTGGGCGGCGTGTTGCTGATTGGCCAAAGTGCTTTGCTGGCGTGGCTGTTTGCGCAATGGCTGGGCGGTGCGCCGCTTCAGGCAGCCTTGTTGGCGGTGTTGCCGTATTTGCTCGGCTGCTGGCTGTTGCGGCCCTTGCTGCAATACGGCAAAGAGCGCTTGCTGCAACAGGCCAGCCTGCGCTTGCGCCAACATCTGCGCACGCAATTATTGGCGGCGGTGGCGGCACAAGGCGCGGCACGCAGCCGCTGGGGCAGCGACGGCGCTTTGTCGAGCCTGCTGCTGGAACAAGTAGACGCGCTCGACGGCTACATCAGCCGCTATGTGGTGCAGCAAAAGCTGGCGGTGTTGATGCCGCTGCTGATTGCGGCGGCGGCGTTTTACTATAGTCCGCTGGCCGCCAGCTTGCTGCTGCTCACCGCGCCCTTGGTACCGGTGTTTATGATTTTGCTGGGCGATGCGGCGGCACGCAAAAACCGTGCCCAGTTTGCCGCGCTGGCGCAATTGAGCGGGCGCTTTCTGGATTTGCTGCGCGGCTTGCCTACATTGCGCCGTTTGCAGGCCTTGCCGCAGGCGCAAGCGGCGGTGGCGGCTGCGGCGGAAGACTACCGCGCCCGCACCATGGGCGTGCTGCGGCTGGCGTTTTTATCGACGGCGGTGCTGGAATTGTTTGCTTCGCTGGCGATTGCGCTGGTGGCGGTGTATTTGGGGCTGGGGCTGATTGGCGTGCTGCCGTGGGCGCAGGGGCAAGTGCCGGTGCCGTATCAGGGTGCGCTGTTTATTTTGCTGCTGGCACCGGAGTTCTACGCACCCTTGCGCCAGCTTGGTGCCGATTATCACGATAAAGCCAAGGCCGAAGCTGCCGCGCAAGCATTGCAGCCGCTATTGGCCGCCGCGCCGCCGCCCAATGGCCACGAAATCCATCCCTTCAACACCGCTCCGGCCTTGAATTTGCAGCAAGTGCGCATTGCGGGCGAGCATGGCCGCATCCGGCTGCGGGAATGCAATCTGCAAGTGGCCGCAGCAGAGCGCGTGGTGCTGGCCGGTGCCAGCGGCAGCGGCAAATCCAGCTTGCTGCAAGCGCTATTGGGTTTTGTGGATTTTGAGGGTGAAATCCGTATTAACCAAATCGATTTTCGCCGCTTGGACAAAGCCGCTTGGCGCAGCCAAATCGGCTATTTGGCGCAAACCCCGCCGCTGCTGCCCGGCAGCATCGCCGACAATCTGCGCCTGCCCAAACCCGATGCCGACGATGCCGAGCTAATGGCGGTGCTGCAACAAGTGGGTTTATGGGATTTGCTCAGCCGCCTGCCGCAAGGGCTGGCCACGCCCTTGGGCGAGCGCGGGCAGGGTTTATCCGGCGGGCAATTGCAACGGCTGGCTTTGGCGCAGCTATTATTGCAACAAGCGCCGCTGTGGCTGCTGGACGAACCCACCGCCCATCTGGATGCCGACACCGCCGCCGACATCCACGCATTATTGGCCCACATCAGCCAAGGCAAAACCGTGCTGCTGGTAAGCCACGAAACGGCCAACCTCGGCTGGCTCGACCGCGTGTGTCACTTGTCTGCGGCGGCGGATTGA
- a CDS encoding amino acid ABC transporter ATP-binding/permease protein → MSQPHTPLNLRHLAASRRGMWALAWLLGMLTLLATVGLLALSGWFISAAALAGMLSLASAYTFNYFGPAAIIRLFAIVRTAGRYGERLASHHAALGLLADLRNRLFANLAAASAHSASIRQMHRLTSDIDLLNEYPLRLLLPWLWAQMLLALFALLLWLVSPILLVWLLPPLLAAAVLLPLWAAARGVRLAAAQTAQAESRRQALLQPLTALTALLQWQQWPRFQAAFTDADGAYATLWQRQQNQTAQTVLWQQLCLALAAAVLLWQGAVAVEQGHISVPLLLALLLALFGLVEVMLPLGMQMMAYGFSRAACQRLNDLSCENAATMANGIQPLPAQLHLQAQQLCAKQTGALNGAENINFDVRNGEVLWIRGASGAGKSTLLQVLAGELLPQNGKLLLNGQPLQHWQWQGQIGYLAQNVDIFDLTLAQNLRLGKADASDEELWAALDKVALADWARAQPQGLHTTLGEYGAAVSGGQARRIALARLLLRPYRILLLDEPFAGVGDDYYGKIEENLVNFHFNGILVVVSHYAFGFLRENHKLLRYSI, encoded by the coding sequence ATGTCTCAGCCCCACACGCCACTTAACTTGCGCCACTTGGCGGCCAGCCGTCGCGGCATGTGGGCGCTGGCGTGGTTGTTGGGTATGCTCACGCTGCTGGCCACCGTTGGCCTGCTGGCCTTGTCCGGCTGGTTTATCAGCGCCGCCGCACTAGCGGGCATGTTGAGCTTGGCCAGCGCTTATACGTTTAACTATTTCGGCCCGGCGGCGATTATCCGCCTGTTTGCGATTGTGCGTACCGCCGGGCGTTATGGCGAGCGGTTGGCTTCGCACCATGCCGCCTTGGGGCTGTTGGCCGATTTGCGCAATCGCCTTTTCGCCAATCTGGCCGCCGCTTCGGCGCACAGCGCCTCGATACGGCAAATGCACCGCCTCACCAGCGACATCGACCTGCTCAACGAATACCCTTTGCGCCTGCTGTTGCCGTGGCTGTGGGCGCAAATGCTGTTGGCACTGTTTGCTTTATTGCTGTGGCTGGTGTCGCCCATTTTATTGGTATGGCTGCTGCCACCTTTGCTTGCCGCGGCGGTATTGTTACCGCTGTGGGCGGCTGCGCGCGGCGTGCGATTGGCAGCGGCGCAAACCGCACAAGCCGAATCGCGCCGACAAGCCTTGCTGCAACCCTTAACGGCTTTAACCGCTTTATTGCAATGGCAACAATGGCCACGCTTTCAGGCAGCCTTTACCGATGCCGACGGTGCTTACGCCACCCTGTGGCAACGCCAACAAAACCAAACCGCACAAACCGTATTGTGGCAACAGCTGTGCTTGGCGCTGGCCGCCGCCGTGTTGTTGTGGCAAGGCGCCGTGGCGGTGGAGCAGGGCCATATTTCGGTGCCTTTGTTGTTGGCGCTGCTGCTGGCTTTGTTTGGCTTGGTCGAAGTGATGTTGCCGCTGGGCATGCAAATGATGGCCTACGGCTTTAGCCGCGCCGCCTGCCAGCGGCTCAACGATTTAAGCTGCGAAAACGCCGCCACCATGGCCAACGGCATCCAGCCTTTGCCGGCGCAACTGCATCTACAGGCACAGCAGCTGTGCGCCAAACAGACCGGTGCGCTCAATGGCGCTGAAAACATCAACTTTGATGTGCGCAACGGCGAAGTGTTGTGGATACGCGGCGCTTCCGGTGCCGGCAAATCCACTTTATTGCAAGTATTGGCGGGCGAATTGCTGCCGCAAAACGGCAAATTATTACTCAACGGCCAGCCGCTGCAGCATTGGCAATGGCAAGGCCAGATTGGTTATTTGGCGCAAAATGTGGATATTTTCGACCTCACCTTGGCACAAAACCTGCGCTTGGGTAAAGCCGATGCCAGCGACGAAGAATTGTGGGCCGCGCTGGATAAAGTGGCGCTGGCCGATTGGGCACGCGCCCAGCCGCAAGGCCTGCACACCACACTGGGTGAATACGGCGCCGCCGTATCCGGCGGCCAAGCCCGCCGCATTGCTTTGGCACGTTTATTGCTGCGACCCTATCGGATATTGTTGTTGGATGAGCCGTTTGCAGGAGTGGGTGATGATTATTATGGGAAAATAGAGGAAAATCTGGTTAATTTTCATTTTAATGGCATACTGGTGGTGGTTAGCCATTATGCATTTGGTTTTTTAAGAGAAAATCACAAGTTATTGCGATATAGTATATAA